The sequence GGGCTATCCCGAACACTCGACACAAGGGGAATCTTTTGACGAAGTGCAGTTCAAGCTCAGCCAACTCTGCCGCAACCTGATGACCGCCAAACAGCTGCCCTTACGAAAAGCGGCCTAATCAAGAGTTCGCTTGGGAGTCAGATTCGCTGAGATTCTTCGCGGATAGGGCCAACTCTCCTTCGGTTTGAGGATCGTCTCACAGACCGTTATTCCATCACCTGATGCCGTACACGATACCGTCCCGAAAATGTCTCACTAGGTTCGAGCCGCTTCAGTCCCCATTCTGGGTGGTTGAAGGCATCCGTCGCACAGGTCATCGGTTCGATAGCAAGCGCAGCGCGTGGCGCATCTACGATGGCATCTCCCGTGTATACGACGACTGCGGAAAAGGCCGAATCCATCACGATGTCGATCCCACGACCGTTTGCGGCATGACGAAGAGAGGCAGTGGCTGTACCCGCTGCATCGCGTTCGAGGTGCACATAACAATGATTGAAGCGTTGCTGACCAACTGCACGAAACTGACGATAATCCCACGGCGTTCCGGCCACGTCCACAATAGAGCCTGTTGGAGCGAGCCGCTCATTGAATTCTAGGTAGCCGGCGCCTGGTATCTGTGCCTCAGCTTTATCGATCAGAGATGTCCCAACAGTGAAATACGGATGAAAGCCGACTCCCATTGGCGCAACCTGTCGGCCCACGTTGGTCACGGCAAATGCACAGGATAGCCCCCGTGCATCGAGTTCATAGGTTACCTGGACCATAAGCGAGAAGGGATAGCCACGGTTGGCATAGGTCTGAGCTTCAAGCTGAACCTCGCAGGTCACTTTGTGAGCACGCGCCTCCAGGACTTGCCAGGGGAGATTTCGCACGAAACCATGGATGGCATTGGGGCCTTCCTTGTCGTTACACTCCAGCTGAAATGCTCGTCCGTCGAAGGAATATTGCCCGTTACGAATACGCCCAGGAAATGGAATAAGCACATCACCTTGTCCACCTCGTTTCCGGCTTCCACCCGAATAACCCCACACAATATCCATCTCCTGCCCACCGTCATTGATCAACAGATAGCGCCGTAATGACGCGCCCCAGGGAGATACCACAGCTCGCTGATTCTTAAACGAAAGCGTGAGTTCGGTATCAGGTGTCACAGGCTGCATGGTGCGATCTCGGTTGGAAGCGATGTCAACGTACACACAATTATTTCACGAATGGATTTCCGACCTTTTGCCAGTCGTCGAGATTCATGATGACAGCCGTCGTGTGCGTGAAGCCGAGCTCTTGGAGAGTCTGGGACGCAAGCGTTGCGCGCTTACCGCTCTGGCACTGGAGGATGATCGGTCTTTCCTTGTCCGTCTTCTCGGAGGAACCGACGTGGTTCCAGATTTGAGATTCGATCAGGCCGCGAGGAATGTTGATCGCACCCGGCACATGTCCGGCTGCATATTCGTGAGGTTCGCGCACATCCACGATAAGCGCTGAACCAGGATTGTCAACAAGCGTCCGATACTCATCCATGCCGATGGTCCTCACATGCTTCTGTGCTGCGTCCACGTTTGGTTTCACAGTTGGAGGAAGCTCCTGGGCACAAACGAGTAATGAAAGACATAATGAAGCACCAACCATGACACTCAACGACAACGTTGCCACCGTCTTCATGCTGTGCCTCCTTTGCGTTGGATCGTATACAGCCAACAATGTAATTGAATTGAGCATACTG is a genomic window of Candidatus Nitrospira kreftii containing:
- a CDS encoding hypothetical protein (conserved exported protein of unknown function), yielding MKTVATLSLSVMVGASLCLSLLVCAQELPPTVKPNVDAAQKHVRTIGMDEYRTLVDNPGSALIVDVREPHEYAAGHVPGAINIPRGLIESQIWNHVGSSEKTDKERPIILQCQSGKRATLASQTLQELGFTHTTAVIMNLDDWQKVGNPFVK
- a CDS encoding hypothetical protein (conserved protein of unknown function) codes for the protein MQPVTPDTELTLSFKNQRAVVSPWGASLRRYLLINDGGQEMDIVWGYSGGSRKRGGQGDVLIPFPGRIRNGQYSFDGRAFQLECNDKEGPNAIHGFVRNLPWQVLEARAHKVTCEVQLEAQTYANRGYPFSLMVQVTYELDARGLSCAFAVTNVGRQVAPMGVGFHPYFTVGTSLIDKAEAQIPGAGYLEFNERLAPTGSIVDVAGTPWDYRQFRAVGQQRFNHCYVHLERDAAGTATASLRHAANGRGIDIVMDSAFSAVVVYTGDAIVDAPRAALAIEPMTCATDAFNHPEWGLKRLEPSETFSGRYRVRHQVME